A single Ktedonobacteraceae bacterium DNA region contains:
- the plsX gene encoding phosphate acyltransferase PlsX, giving the protein MSEGARVALDAMGGDYAPGEIVLGAVQAAREYGLGVYLVGREEAIRAELAKHDTSGLDLPIIATDEVIEMDEHPANAVRRKKKASITLALQLVSEGKALGAVSAGNSGAMMAASLFTLGRIEGVDRPALGGIFPTKSAPSLVIDIGATTDCKPEYLLQFALMGSIYMERIFHVSSPRVALLANGGEETKGTQMVQETHQLLKANATTLGLNFIGNVEGHDIPAGNADVIVCDGFVGNVVLKLSEGLAETMLGLLRGEITRTLPNKLAGAILQPGLRQVFRRLDYAEYGGVPLLGVNGSAIISHGRSKAKAIKNALRVARQTAETNVAGAIADGLAKLQDSSLRSE; this is encoded by the coding sequence ATGAGCGAAGGCGCGCGTGTAGCCCTGGATGCCATGGGCGGCGATTACGCGCCCGGTGAAATTGTTCTGGGAGCGGTGCAGGCGGCTCGCGAATATGGTTTGGGCGTCTACCTGGTTGGACGAGAAGAAGCTATTCGTGCGGAACTCGCCAAACACGACACTTCGGGCCTTGATCTGCCCATCATTGCTACCGATGAAGTCATTGAGATGGATGAGCATCCCGCTAATGCAGTACGTCGTAAAAAGAAGGCTTCGATAACGCTGGCGCTGCAACTGGTGAGCGAGGGCAAGGCGCTGGGCGCGGTCTCGGCAGGCAATAGTGGCGCGATGATGGCGGCATCCCTTTTCACGTTGGGTCGCATCGAGGGCGTAGATCGACCGGCGCTGGGCGGCATTTTCCCCACCAAAAGCGCTCCTTCTCTGGTCATCGATATCGGCGCAACCACCGACTGCAAGCCTGAATATCTACTACAATTCGCGCTGATGGGTTCGATCTACATGGAGCGCATCTTTCACGTATCATCGCCTCGCGTGGCCCTGCTTGCCAACGGTGGGGAAGAGACGAAAGGCACCCAGATGGTGCAGGAGACGCACCAGTTGCTGAAGGCCAACGCTACCACCCTGGGCCTCAATTTTATTGGCAATGTGGAGGGACACGATATTCCAGCCGGTAACGCCGATGTGATCGTGTGCGATGGCTTTGTAGGCAATGTGGTCTTGAAGCTAAGCGAAGGATTAGCAGAGACCATGCTTGGGCTGCTGCGTGGAGAAATAACCAGAACATTGCCCAATAAGCTGGCCGGGGCAATTCTACAGCCGGGGTTGCGCCAGGTTTTCCGGCGGCTAGATTACGCCGAGTATGGTGGCGTGCCACTGCTAGGCGTGAATGGCTCGGCTATTATCTCACATGGTCGTTCAAAGGCGAAGGCAATCAAGAATGCGCTGCGTGTCGCGCGACAGACGGCGGAAACGAACGTGGCCGGCGCTATTGCCGATGGGTTAGCAAAGTTGCAAGATTCTTCGCTTCGCTCAGAATGA
- a CDS encoding oligosaccharide flippase family protein, whose product MLLQHSKTLSFAKKSGVVRPGAARLCIVGCATLLGFCSTALIARSLGPTAFGSYSFIRWLATVAAPVTGIGMSALTARYTSDIASRESPRLMAGIFYFVWRHHYRKILLYCLAYLLLVLPFSRFFGGNAPGFLLLMAGLAVPPLLLNGVASITLRSLRCYDLLAAIQLVGAIVLLLLVLWAIYTQLPGSGITIATAGATTRATGDWPYLDTGQTLAAFFLLASAAANLFMLTIALLYIIRLLPLKESLAPGPLLKQRLTQGLSNSLLLFILDGIVWQPCELLLLGHGYSAAELGFYMLSSMLSTAFMNIPPVLLSSCLLPFLLRYVPGQHYLNATEAWIKTTVYTALLALPIAILMFIYSPNIITFCFGAAYLPAVTPFRILLISAALGSIATTSITRLASSGRKWAQVWPGAAAAILNLVLAFPCIAIWGVPGAALASAAAQVIYATCSIILCRRCMLEVRR is encoded by the coding sequence ATGCTGTTACAACATTCAAAAACACTCTCTTTTGCGAAAAAGTCAGGTGTTGTCCGACCGGGTGCCGCGCGTTTATGTATCGTCGGCTGCGCTACCTTGCTCGGCTTCTGCTCAACGGCTCTGATTGCGCGCTCGCTAGGGCCGACGGCCTTCGGCAGTTACTCTTTTATTCGCTGGCTCGCGACCGTCGCGGCACCTGTCACCGGCATCGGCATGTCCGCGCTTACTGCCCGCTACACCAGCGATATTGCGAGCCGCGAATCGCCGCGGTTAATGGCCGGAATCTTCTACTTTGTGTGGCGACATCACTATCGTAAAATTCTGCTCTATTGCCTGGCCTACCTCTTGCTGGTTCTTCCATTTTCGCGTTTTTTTGGCGGCAATGCGCCTGGCTTCCTGCTGCTCATGGCAGGCTTAGCGGTTCCCCCTCTGCTTTTGAACGGGGTAGCCAGCATTACCCTGCGCAGCCTGCGCTGTTACGACCTGCTGGCAGCTATCCAGCTTGTAGGCGCAATCGTTCTGCTGCTGCTCGTTTTGTGGGCCATTTATACGCAGTTGCCGGGCAGTGGAATAACCATTGCAACTGCAGGAGCGACAACGAGGGCTACCGGCGATTGGCCATACCTGGACACCGGGCAAACGCTGGCAGCATTTTTTTTGCTTGCCTCCGCTGCGGCGAATCTTTTTATGCTCACCATCGCGTTGCTCTACATCATACGCTTGCTGCCGCTCAAAGAATCGCTTGCGCCCGGTCCGCTTCTGAAGCAGCGCCTCACACAGGGGCTGAGCAACTCACTGCTGCTCTTCATCCTGGATGGCATCGTCTGGCAGCCTTGCGAACTGCTCCTTCTGGGACATGGGTACAGTGCCGCTGAACTCGGCTTCTACATGCTCAGTTCAATGCTAAGTACCGCCTTCATGAACATCCCTCCCGTGCTGCTCTCAAGCTGCCTGTTGCCATTCCTCCTGCGCTATGTTCCCGGCCAGCATTATTTGAATGCGACCGAAGCATGGATCAAAACGACGGTCTATACCGCGCTGCTCGCTCTCCCCATAGCTATCCTGATGTTTATATATAGTCCCAATATCATCACATTCTGCTTTGGAGCTGCCTACCTGCCGGCGGTCACACCTTTCCGCATCCTGCTCATCTCCGCTGCGCTGGGCAGTATCGCGACAACCAGCATCACCCGCCTCGCCTCCTCGGGTCGCAAGTGGGCGCAGGTCTGGCCGGGCGCGGCGGCAGCAATTCTCAACCTCGTCCTGGCTTTCCCATGCATCGCCATCTGGGGAGTTCCCGGCGCGGCACTTGCAAGCGCCGCTGCCCAGGTCATATATGCCACCTGCTCAATAATCCTCTGTCGCAGGTGTATGCTGGAGGTGCGCCGGTGA
- a CDS encoding RNA polymerase sigma factor, protein MPGLICEAVPLIVDEINSEPEDVTAEQQHQENSDEFSIYTQRVGPIVANTIVPSEQDEQQQLVSRALEGDKEAFGEIVHQYSALMLRTASMIVGDRDIAEDAVQDALIQAWQHLPSLREASALRPWLIRIVVNQCISFKRRLARSTAFVRQALSEQATDLAAQIADDYKGRRERDWDIARAIKKLPIKQRAVIILHYYQGMTLLEMSEALQTSENTLKKRIQAALANLRRILSAAEVEDGSEAKNPGLPRHRFFAALRMT, encoded by the coding sequence ATGCCAGGATTAATATGTGAAGCGGTACCGCTTATTGTGGATGAAATTAACAGCGAACCTGAAGATGTGACTGCTGAGCAACAACATCAAGAGAACTCAGACGAGTTCTCTATATATACGCAACGAGTAGGGCCCATCGTTGCAAATACGATTGTGCCATCCGAACAAGATGAGCAACAGCAGCTCGTTTCACGCGCCCTGGAAGGGGACAAAGAGGCTTTTGGCGAGATTGTTCACCAGTACAGCGCCTTGATGCTGCGTACTGCCTCTATGATTGTAGGAGATCGAGATATCGCGGAAGATGCTGTGCAGGATGCTTTGATTCAGGCCTGGCAGCACCTGCCCAGCCTGCGCGAGGCAAGCGCGTTACGTCCCTGGCTCATACGTATCGTCGTCAACCAGTGCATCAGTTTTAAGCGCCGCCTGGCGCGCTCGACAGCATTCGTTCGCCAGGCGCTCTCCGAACAGGCAACCGATCTGGCAGCACAGATAGCCGATGACTACAAAGGCCGCCGGGAGCGCGATTGGGATATCGCGCGTGCCATCAAGAAACTGCCTATCAAGCAGCGAGCGGTCATCATCTTGCATTATTACCAGGGCATGACGCTGCTCGAAATGTCCGAAGCGTTGCAAACGTCGGAAAATACCCTCAAAAAGCGTATCCAGGCCGCCCTCGCGAATTTAAGACGTATTTTAAGTGCAGCCGAAGTTGAGGATGGGAGCGAAGCGAAGAATCCTGGTCTACCCCGGCACAGATTCTTCGCTGCGCTCAGAATGACATGA
- a CDS encoding AI-2E family transporter — protein sequence MPLDSNSLNKFRVNVAPEVASKWAQRRDIPIAILAWIGLGIVVLWALGWVVRTLLVITVAILLAFALAPAVKFLSRFIPRIIAILIVYLVVLSAISLLLYFVANTAIDQIGTLAKSLTGKGGTNPLTPIVAFAHRFGITQAQINQVAQQIANQAEGFVGSALPVLTGIANFILDVIVVAVLSIYLLIDGERTVRWIRRNVPLMQRERTIFLLDTFNRVIGGYIRGQVTLSLLIGLLVGIGMAILHVPYAVLLGVLAFVLEFIPVLGTLTSGAICVLIALTQGWLIAVLVLAYFIVVHIIEGDVVGPRIVGKAVGLHPAVALVALIAGAELFGIWGAVLASPIAGLLQALFIAIYQNWRETHPEQFPNAPKSAVEEVATRAADTVAGIDQKDTAKSTMEEAPPQQEEKVG from the coding sequence ATGCCTTTAGATAGCAACAGCCTCAATAAATTTCGTGTCAATGTCGCTCCCGAGGTCGCCTCGAAATGGGCGCAGAGACGAGATATACCGATCGCTATTCTGGCCTGGATTGGCCTTGGAATTGTCGTACTCTGGGCCCTGGGTTGGGTCGTCAGAACGCTGCTCGTCATCACTGTCGCGATCCTGCTCGCGTTCGCGCTTGCTCCTGCCGTAAAGTTTTTGTCGCGCTTCATCCCGCGCATCATCGCCATTCTGATCGTCTACCTGGTAGTGCTGAGCGCGATCAGCCTCTTGCTGTACTTCGTCGCCAACACAGCGATAGACCAGATAGGAACACTGGCGAAATCGCTCACGGGCAAAGGCGGGACCAACCCTCTCACTCCTATCGTGGCTTTTGCTCATCGCTTCGGCATCACACAGGCGCAGATAAACCAGGTTGCCCAGCAGATAGCAAATCAAGCAGAAGGTTTTGTGGGCAGCGCGCTCCCCGTATTGACGGGCATCGCTAATTTTATCCTCGATGTGATTGTCGTGGCCGTACTCAGCATCTACCTGCTCATCGATGGCGAGCGTACCGTGCGCTGGATACGCCGCAACGTACCGTTGATGCAGAGAGAACGCACCATCTTTCTCTTAGATACGTTCAACCGCGTCATCGGCGGCTATATTCGTGGCCAGGTCACGCTCTCCCTCTTGATCGGCCTGCTCGTTGGCATCGGCATGGCTATCCTGCATGTCCCCTACGCCGTCCTGCTCGGCGTGCTGGCTTTTGTGCTGGAGTTCATTCCGGTTTTAGGAACGCTGACGTCGGGAGCCATCTGCGTTCTCATCGCGCTCACGCAGGGATGGCTCATCGCCGTCCTGGTGCTGGCGTACTTCATTGTCGTCCACATCATCGAGGGTGATGTCGTTGGCCCTCGTATTGTTGGCAAGGCTGTTGGTCTCCATCCTGCCGTCGCTCTCGTCGCCCTGATTGCCGGTGCCGAATTGTTCGGCATCTGGGGCGCGGTGCTTGCCTCACCAATCGCCGGCCTTTTACAGGCGCTCTTCATTGCCATCTACCAGAACTGGCGTGAAACGCATCCAGAACAGTTTCCCAACGCTCCCAAATCCGCCGTTGAGGAAGTTGCTACCAGGGCAGCTGATACCGTTGCCGGCATAGATCAGAAGGATACTGCCAAATCCACAATGGAAGAAGCTCCTCCCCAGCAGGAAGAAAAGGTAGGATAG
- a CDS encoding 50S ribosomal protein L25, with protein sequence MAEQTELAISPREVMGKATKRLRKAGIIPANIFGHQEEPQAVQIDAIAFDQLVRGHHATGIIALRQPGDGATQTALIRHVQRDPRSGKILHIDFFRVNLNERISSKIPLHFVGEAPAVKNEGGVLLHLLDALEVECEAKDLVEYIEVDVTPLTEIDSVIHAEDVKLPENYTLLTDPKEAIAKVAATRAEVAEEAAETTEAAPAPATPEAQQAGSQE encoded by the coding sequence ATGGCAGAACAAACCGAATTAGCCATCAGTCCACGCGAGGTAATGGGCAAGGCGACCAAACGCCTGCGCAAAGCCGGTATCATTCCGGCCAATATCTTTGGACATCAGGAGGAGCCGCAGGCAGTGCAAATAGATGCTATCGCTTTTGATCAGCTGGTACGCGGGCATCACGCGACCGGCATTATTGCCTTGCGCCAGCCTGGAGATGGCGCTACTCAAACCGCTTTGATTCGCCACGTGCAACGCGACCCGCGTAGCGGCAAGATTCTGCACATCGATTTCTTCCGCGTCAATTTGAATGAGCGCATCTCTTCGAAAATTCCGCTCCATTTCGTCGGCGAGGCACCGGCGGTCAAGAACGAGGGTGGCGTTTTGCTGCACCTGCTGGACGCGCTTGAAGTAGAGTGCGAAGCCAAAGACCTCGTTGAGTATATCGAAGTCGATGTGACGCCACTCACCGAAATAGACAGTGTGATCCATGCCGAGGATGTCAAGCTGCCGGAGAACTATACCTTGCTCACCGACCCGAAAGAAGCCATTGCCAAGGTCGCTGCTACACGTGCTGAGGTAGCTGAAGAGGCCGCCGAGACTACCGAAGCCGCGCCTGCTCCGGCCACACCGGAGGCACAACAGGCCGGTTCGCAGGAGTAA
- a CDS encoding alkaline phosphatase family protein — MTKVVMLGISGLDPDLLRVYGSSLPAMRHLMLESPFLECRSSFPPVPVSAWATIYTGRNPANHGISGMNNREDFENREHAALPEQSIVEGETFWDMARRAGKRVFANTEIGRNQEDLSIISLLRKPDDFCRVLYERTSEQAARSLKLLKREPWDLFFLRFDALDYVQHLLWRYSDPADPGYPGSTAYAHLIADFYALFDRITNSFRAALGQECVLVIASGYGFGRRCIRRLQVNEWLRGRQLLAPRSRSQSWLNRRYLARRRNIRPAALFTHLQLWGGMPESTSSLTSRRDVHHKLSEVLVEKTVARLADLAGTSPFGGIRLNRACIEQSKHTYEQVRMALLEDLTQLRVKGQRIVNWVKTREDVYSGKFLERFPDILFELRSDFGVDTQLYVPLVTQEPLRRFISGERTMSGVLLLGNLPERARVRDDVREPSGEDVAPTILSLLDIASANLDGKALIELQPANIIP, encoded by the coding sequence ATGACAAAAGTTGTGATGCTTGGAATCAGTGGATTGGACCCCGACCTTTTGCGCGTATATGGATCATCATTGCCCGCTATGCGACACTTGATGCTGGAATCGCCATTTCTAGAATGTCGATCCAGTTTTCCCCCTGTGCCTGTTTCAGCCTGGGCCACCATCTATACAGGACGAAATCCCGCCAATCATGGCATCTCAGGGATGAACAACAGGGAAGACTTCGAGAATAGGGAGCATGCAGCATTACCGGAACAAAGCATAGTCGAGGGTGAAACATTCTGGGATATGGCAAGACGCGCGGGCAAGCGAGTCTTCGCAAACACGGAGATAGGCAGAAATCAGGAAGATTTGTCTATAATCTCTTTGCTACGAAAGCCGGATGATTTCTGCCGGGTGCTCTATGAAAGGACCTCAGAGCAGGCGGCCAGGAGTCTGAAGTTGTTGAAACGCGAGCCATGGGACCTCTTTTTCTTGCGGTTCGATGCGCTGGATTACGTACAACACCTGTTGTGGCGCTATAGCGACCCGGCTGATCCTGGCTATCCCGGTAGCACTGCATACGCGCATCTTATCGCGGATTTTTATGCTCTGTTCGACCGCATCACCAATAGCTTTAGAGCGGCCCTTGGCCAGGAATGCGTGCTGGTGATAGCGAGCGGCTACGGGTTTGGAAGACGCTGCATACGACGCCTGCAGGTCAATGAATGGCTGCGCGGCCGGCAACTCCTGGCGCCTCGCTCAAGGTCACAGAGCTGGCTCAACCGGCGTTACCTGGCGAGGCGGAGAAATATACGACCGGCTGCATTATTCACACACTTGCAATTATGGGGTGGGATGCCGGAAAGCACGTCCTCCCTGACAAGCCGTAGGGACGTACATCACAAGCTTTCCGAGGTCCTTGTCGAGAAAACGGTTGCGCGTCTGGCGGACCTTGCCGGTACCAGTCCTTTTGGTGGGATCAGGCTGAATCGCGCGTGTATCGAGCAAAGCAAGCACACATATGAACAGGTACGCATGGCGCTGCTGGAAGATCTGACGCAATTGCGGGTAAAAGGGCAGCGCATCGTCAACTGGGTAAAGACGCGTGAGGATGTCTACAGCGGCAAATTTCTTGAGCGCTTCCCAGATATTCTTTTTGAGCTACGCAGCGATTTCGGCGTGGATACACAATTGTATGTCCCGCTCGTGACGCAGGAACCACTCCGCCGCTTTATTTCGGGCGAGCGCACGATGAGCGGAGTTTTGTTACTGGGAAATCTGCCTGAAAGAGCACGGGTACGCGATGACGTGCGAGAACCTTCGGGGGAGGATGTCGCTCCCACGATCCTCAGTTTGCTGGATATAGCCAGCGCCAATCTTGATGGAAAGGCGCTTATTGAGCTACAACCGGCGAACATCATACCATGA
- a CDS encoding response regulator encodes MAKKILIMDDDPTIADLLREALADEGYETYMTTQSLRFYDAVREHEPDLILLDLMMQYLDGRDELKLLEFGSYQVPVIVVTAYLDAGNEEEEFRKAGVVEIVYKPFDLDKLVDLVKKTIGEPEEQSA; translated from the coding sequence ATGGCGAAAAAGATTCTGATCATGGATGACGACCCGACTATTGCTGATCTGCTGCGAGAGGCGCTGGCGGACGAGGGTTATGAAACGTATATGACCACACAAAGTCTACGTTTCTACGACGCGGTACGCGAACACGAGCCGGACCTGATCCTGCTCGACCTGATGATGCAGTACCTGGATGGGCGGGATGAACTGAAGTTGCTGGAATTTGGGTCATACCAGGTGCCGGTAATTGTGGTGACGGCCTACCTGGATGCCGGGAACGAAGAGGAAGAGTTCCGCAAGGCCGGCGTGGTAGAGATTGTCTACAAGCCGTTTGACCTGGATAAGCTGGTAGACCTGGTGAAAAAGACCATCGGCGAACCGGAGGAGCAAAGCGCATGA
- a CDS encoding glycosyltransferase → MRIVIVTDQYPPMVGGVPVVTHALSTELANRGHQVWVAAPSYGPRGSHRIEQKVHVYRFSSFEWPTYEDLRIAFLPFLPMRKLLKRADPDIIHIHSPVVLGNIAQILAGGLRKPVIATNHYLPINMSRSLSKDSLLGQSFNNVSYSYLVHFCNRCEYVTAPTLTALNLLYEHGLRAPAQAISNGIDLKKFTPGERDERLRQRLHLPQDRPIILSVNRLSQEKRLDVLIDAAAKMQSNAHIALASSGPAEADLRAQVDSLSIGDRVSFLGYIAASDLAALYRLADVFAIPSEADLQSLTTMEAMACGLPVVAANAYALPELVHHEVNGFLFSPGDSDEMARYLDSLLENEALRRHMGAASLEIIARHDRSRVMIQWEELYRRLSNEFQEARERRQRQRMQRKFPGYKLSETKQHRPRIVRTGELTLDQRE, encoded by the coding sequence ATGCGTATCGTGATCGTGACTGATCAGTATCCCCCCATGGTCGGCGGAGTTCCGGTGGTGACACACGCGCTCAGTACCGAACTCGCCAATCGCGGGCACCAGGTATGGGTTGCTGCGCCCAGCTATGGTCCGCGGGGAAGCCATCGCATCGAGCAGAAGGTGCATGTCTATCGCTTCTCTTCATTTGAATGGCCTACCTATGAGGACCTGCGCATTGCCTTCTTGCCGTTTCTGCCCATGCGCAAACTTTTGAAGCGGGCCGATCCCGATATTATTCATATTCATTCGCCGGTTGTGCTGGGCAATATCGCCCAGATTCTGGCAGGCGGCCTGCGCAAGCCGGTAATAGCCACCAATCACTACCTGCCTATCAATATGAGCAGGTCCCTCTCTAAAGACTCGTTACTCGGACAGTCTTTCAACAATGTCTCGTACTCGTACCTGGTGCATTTTTGCAATCGTTGCGAATATGTCACAGCTCCCACTCTCACCGCGCTCAATCTGCTCTACGAGCATGGCCTGCGCGCTCCCGCCCAGGCGATCTCGAATGGCATCGACCTGAAGAAATTCACTCCGGGCGAGCGGGATGAGCGGCTACGTCAGCGCCTGCATTTACCACAAGACCGCCCGATCATTCTCTCGGTCAATCGCCTGAGCCAGGAAAAACGCCTGGATGTGTTGATCGATGCGGCGGCGAAAATGCAGTCAAATGCTCATATCGCGCTGGCCAGCAGTGGTCCTGCCGAAGCGGATTTGCGCGCTCAGGTTGATAGCCTGAGCATCGGCGACCGCGTATCATTCCTGGGGTATATCGCTGCTAGTGATCTTGCCGCGCTCTACCGCCTGGCCGACGTGTTTGCCATTCCATCGGAGGCCGATTTACAGAGTCTAACCACCATGGAGGCGATGGCCTGTGGCCTGCCCGTGGTTGCCGCCAACGCTTACGCGCTGCCGGAACTGGTGCATCATGAAGTCAACGGCTTCCTGTTCTCGCCCGGCGATAGCGACGAAATGGCGCGCTATCTTGATTCCCTGCTAGAAAACGAGGCGCTACGCAGGCATATGGGCGCCGCCAGCCTGGAGATCATTGCCAGGCATGATCGTTCGCGGGTAATGATTCAGTGGGAAGAACTCTACCGTCGCCTCTCCAACGAATTTCAGGAGGCCAGAGAACGCCGCCAGCGCCAGCGCATGCAGCGCAAATTCCCCGGCTACAAACTCTCAGAAACAAAGCAGCACCGGCCACGTATTGTACGCACAGGCGAATTGACCCTCGATCAACGAGAATAA
- a CDS encoding WD40 repeat domain-containing serine/threonine-protein kinase, whose amino-acid sequence MVLSSPFFCDACGAANRSQAAFCFACGQPLRRQGGKYVSSGTGLLVSNHLLKQRYRILQQVGKGGFGAVYKAADLQFGNRLVAIKEMSQNNLSAQELAEATAAFNREAMLLAGLTHPNLPRIYEQFTDMGRWYLVMDFIEGETMEEHLNKANGKKLPVEKVLEIGIQLCTVLEYLHMRQPPIIFRDLKPANIMLTPHGHIYLIDFGIARHFKPGQAKDTTALGSSGYAAPEQYGRAQTTPRADIYGLGATLHQMLSGNDPSDSPFHFAPLQLQHHPILGRLEMLITRMLEVDINKRPDNIAIVKQELQSIATQYLVSRTHPLAPNIPAGYQPPQQAQVPTAPKAPKRTALPQAQSNTRLICAGHSSRVLSVAWSPKGTHIASASYDKTVRIWDAANGNSVIIFRGHWSRVHAVSWSPDGKYIASGGDDGTVQVWDALSGNSVYTYRGHTQAVNAVSWSPDGKRIASAGADKTVQVWDTLSGANVFVYRGHTGSVHTAGWAPDGKRIASGGEDKTVQVWSPSKDKNSFFTNFLLSSRGQFTFKGHSQRIDALMWSPDGRRIASTSYDRTMQVWDSMTGRKYFVHHNPTAAINTVCWSPDSRYLASGSNDKTVQIWDAGTRHSRSSYRGHTGYITAVAWSPDGKLLASGSVDHTVQVWQPI is encoded by the coding sequence ATGGTTCTCTCTTCGCCATTTTTCTGTGATGCTTGCGGGGCGGCTAATCGCTCGCAGGCGGCGTTCTGCTTTGCGTGCGGGCAACCCCTACGCAGGCAAGGCGGCAAGTATGTCTCGTCTGGTACGGGATTGCTTGTCTCCAACCATCTGCTCAAGCAGCGCTATCGTATCCTGCAACAGGTCGGCAAGGGAGGCTTTGGAGCCGTCTATAAAGCCGCTGATCTCCAGTTCGGTAACCGGCTCGTCGCCATTAAGGAGATGAGCCAGAATAATCTCAGTGCCCAGGAACTTGCCGAGGCTACTGCCGCTTTCAACCGCGAGGCCATGCTGCTGGCCGGCCTGACGCACCCTAATCTCCCACGTATCTACGAACAGTTCACCGACATGGGACGCTGGTACCTGGTGATGGACTTCATCGAAGGCGAAACGATGGAGGAGCATCTCAATAAGGCGAATGGGAAAAAGCTCCCGGTCGAAAAAGTACTGGAGATCGGTATCCAGCTCTGCACCGTGCTTGAATATTTGCATATGCGGCAACCACCCATCATCTTCCGCGATCTCAAACCCGCGAACATCATGCTCACCCCGCATGGGCATATCTACCTGATCGATTTCGGCATTGCCCGGCACTTCAAACCAGGGCAGGCCAAAGATACGACCGCGCTCGGCTCCTCCGGCTACGCTGCCCCCGAACAGTATGGCAGAGCGCAGACGACGCCCCGCGCCGACATCTACGGTCTGGGAGCCACTCTTCACCAGATGCTGTCCGGCAATGATCCGTCCGATAGTCCATTTCACTTCGCTCCCCTGCAATTGCAGCATCATCCTATATTGGGACGGCTTGAAATGCTCATCACGCGTATGCTGGAGGTAGATATCAATAAGAGGCCCGACAACATTGCCATCGTCAAGCAGGAGCTGCAAAGCATCGCCACACAGTACCTGGTAAGCAGAACGCATCCCCTGGCTCCCAACATACCGGCTGGCTACCAGCCTCCTCAACAGGCGCAGGTTCCCACTGCACCAAAGGCGCCTAAACGAACAGCGCTGCCACAGGCGCAGAGCAATACACGCCTTATCTGCGCCGGTCATTCCAGCCGTGTGCTATCCGTCGCATGGTCTCCAAAGGGTACCCATATAGCATCGGCCAGCTACGATAAGACGGTGCGTATCTGGGATGCCGCCAATGGCAACAGTGTGATCATCTTTCGTGGTCACTGGAGCAGGGTACATGCGGTATCGTGGTCGCCCGACGGCAAGTATATCGCTTCAGGCGGCGATGATGGTACGGTGCAGGTCTGGGACGCGCTCAGCGGCAACTCGGTCTATACCTATCGCGGCCATACCCAGGCCGTTAATGCAGTAAGCTGGTCGCCTGATGGCAAGCGTATTGCCTCGGCGGGCGCGGATAAGACGGTGCAGGTCTGGGACACGCTCAGCGGAGCGAATGTGTTTGTGTATCGCGGTCATACCGGCTCCGTGCATACAGCAGGATGGGCGCCTGATGGCAAGCGCATCGCGTCTGGTGGGGAAGATAAAACTGTGCAGGTCTGGAGTCCCAGCAAAGATAAAAATTCTTTTTTCACCAATTTTCTGCTCTCTTCGCGCGGCCAGTTCACCTTCAAGGGGCATTCTCAACGTATCGATGCCCTGATGTGGTCGCCCGATGGCAGGCGCATTGCCTCGACCAGTTACGATAGAACGATGCAGGTCTGGGACTCGATGACGGGTCGAAAATACTTTGTTCACCATAACCCAACTGCCGCGATCAATACTGTGTGCTGGTCGCCCGACAGCAGGTATCTTGCTTCCGGTAGCAATGACAAAACGGTGCAGATCTGGGATGCAGGCACTCGCCATTCCAGGTCCAGCTATCGTGGTCATACCGGCTACATTACTGCCGTCGCGTGGTCGCCCGATGGCAAGTTGCTGGCCTCCGGCAGCGTTGACCATACAGTACAGGTGTGGCAACCAATTTAA